The Trichoderma asperellum chromosome 6, complete sequence region ATCATCTTGGCCCTTGTCATATCTGGCTTAAGCTGGGCCGCATTTTTATGCTGGGAGGTGCTTCTAGATTCGAAGAGGCATCGTCATATTGAGCCAATATTTCCAATTCGCTTGATGTTGCATAGGGTCTATGCTTCAGGTCTCATGTAAGAGTCTCGTTTGCTTGTACCCTTTGAACAAGTCTTAACGCGGCGATGCAGACTTACTCTTCTCACCGGATTTTCATACATCTCTCTCACAATCGTTATACCGGAGCGTTTCCAAATCGTCAATGGGGACAATGCTCTCATAGCCGGTATCCATCTCTTCCCACTTCTTTGTGCTTGCGCTATCGGATCCTTTCTTGGTGGAGCAATATCTAGCAAGCAGAATAACACTTCGTATACACTCATCGGATCCTCTTGTCTCCAGTTGATAGGGCTTGGATTGATGACAACTCAGTCAAGAGAAAACAGTACACAGCCCTCCCAGTACGCGTATCAAGCATTGTTCGGATTAGGAGTTGGTCTCTGCTTTTCTGCAACAACAATCATGACGAGCATCTCTACAGCTGAGTCGAGTGAGAAAGCTACGGCGCAGGGCGCCATTGCGCAGGCCCGAGTATTGGGGGGCAGCATAGGCCTTTCAATTTGCACGGTAATATTCAACATTCACGTTAACCGATATCTAGAAGGTCACTTGACCGAGTCACAGCTTGAGAGCCTTCATCGATCGCCGTTATCAGGATTGCAACTTCCCATTGACCAACGAGATCTAGTCAAGACCGTCTACGCCGGAGCATATGCCGAGGAGATCAAGATTATGGCCTGTATTTGCTCTGTCATGGTGGTTGCTGCTTTCTTCACTCTGGAAAGGCACCCTGTGCCACTAACGAGAATAAGGTCAGGATCAGAAGAAGGACGATTTTCGAAGCGTGGAAATGACTCAGAGACCGAAATGATTAGCATCAGCAACGCCCGTCAGACTGCTTGAGTTGACTCATAGCCATTTGGATCACCACATTTTCAGGtgcttatttctttattGAAGTGTACTCTTGTGAAGCATATTACCTCTTTGTCCAACCCATACAAAAATGACCAGCTTGACGTTTGCAGATTTAAGGCAAAGCTCAAGTTGAGCCCCTTTCCTTATCATTCTGTCTACCTTATGATATATTTCAGAATCCAATGTGCTTATTTtgtctctattttttttttctttgcttttttctttttctttttccttttcttttcttttcttttttaaacaaTTTTGTGTTTGTTGTCTAGTGTTAGGGTTAACTTCCTAGGTGACAAGCGGTCACGTCAATGTATGATATGAAGtcgtttattttattttgtttcCGCCCCATATGCCTCTGGCATAGGAGAGTATATAGGGTGTATAGATTAGGTGTTTTCGCGTTGAATCTCCTCCATGGTACAAGCTGAGGACACCATTCGATGGTGACGCTAAAGTCATCCATGCTCCAAAGATAATTTACGTATCCAACGCAGGCCCTTGGTCACCATAGATGGGGTCTTTACTAAACCAGGAGAGATTCTTTATGTTGCCTATTTTTGACTCCTCGTCCTGGGTACCGTAGCACATGTCCCAGCTTTCACCCTCAGGGTAGCATCCAACCATCAAAAAATGATCGCGATCCATATCTTCGAGGAGACGGTGGCCCACGCCTGCAGGAACTACAATAACGTCTCCTCTCTCGACAATGGGTTCGACACGCCCAGGGTTGTGTTCACCTCCAAAACAGAGCCTCGCACGACCAGCCGTGACGCAGAGGACCTCGTGAGTTGTACTGTGGAAGTGCGTGGTGCTATACATGGTATAGCGCCATTGAGGGGCGACGACGCCAATCTTGCAGACGTGCGACTCGATCCGGTCTGCTGAGGCGTCCGAAGGGACAAAGGCAGAGTGGTAGATTATGAGGGGCTTTGAATGGAGGGATGAATTGGGGATGAGCTTGTAAGCTGGTATTTGGTGTGCGGAAACGCGGAGCTTGGACAGGGGAGTGAGATGAGAATCAGTAGGGCTCATGATGGGCTGGAGATGGTTGGCTAGAATGAATGGTATGGGTAGAAATGAGAAATGAGGTTTCGATTATATGGTATGCGTGATATGGATTCTGCTATTTCATCCATTTGCTATATTCTGCTTTGGCATCCCTTGACGTGGATATGGTAGGACCTGAGTCAAGATGATGTAATGCGATGGCATGTGGGGTTTGGCAGAAGCAATCAGTTTGCCCcttgtgcttcttttctACGCATATGCTATGTGTACTGTACGCGTATGACAGCATTTACGTTGTTAATGGACCAGATCGTTCACGAATGAAGATATTCGTCCCTCAAATTATACGggttttcattttttttttgttctataGTCTAGAATGGCAATTTTGTCTGTTGTGCAAGTGCTTATGGAGCTCCAGCACGGATAACTCtggctctcttttctccgtcccccctctttttctttcatggcCTAGATGCCTCCCGTGAGCAGCTCCTTGAAGTAAATCGTCATCAGTCCATTAACCTCCAAGCCGCGAGCCGCCGCCTTGAGGGCCTGGTGAGCGGGACACACGTCGTCGTAGTACCGCATGTCCTCCAGACTGGCAAACTCAAACCTGGCGGCGAAGTCAAAGCCCTGAGAGCGCTGGTCGGGCTCACAGGCACCGACAGCCATATTAAGAATGTAGGGCTTGCCATCCTATTTCGGGGGGTTGCTCGAGTCAGCTCTTTGGTTTTGTGCCTGTGCTAGGAGGGGAGGTTATGGCTGCTAGGTTGGATAAGGGCCGCAAGCGGGTTTCACCTTGGTGCTCGTGTCTCTGACGGTTCTGTAGAGCTCCAGGAGCTTTTCCTGGTCCTCCTTCTTGGGGATCTTGAACATGGTGACTCGGTGGACGCGTTCAGCCATTTTGATGGGATGTTTCTGCTATGG contains the following coding sequences:
- a CDS encoding uncharacterized protein (antiSMASH:Cluster_6.6~EggNog:ENOG41~TransMembrane:14 (i52-77o89-107i119-136o142-164i176-195o207-228i240-263o275-299i320-342o354-375i387-405o417-440i460-478o524-542i)~SMCOG1005:Drug resistance transporter, EmrB/QacA), which gives rise to MATEYRVSLSYPNPSLGQMVAGSQTSNSIDDEVSRSKFGYAGSQQVKGLQQVVLVVTLLVGLLISTLDTSIVSTSLVTISNDLGDFVNAPWIILAYLLTYMGFAVCISKMSDIYGRKNVLALCWVIFSGFSLGCANAKDMTALIVCRAFQGIGASGLYSLTQIALVEVGPAHRPSLIGALVGATLAVAFILGPLLGGLISRLSDWRWLFNLNIPFGLVAILAITSFWPQEDVSNLLSWEAFTSIDFFGGATLLCSSALLVFAIQQAGSQTFAWSSPLIILALVISGLSWAAFLCWEVLLDSKRHRHIEPIFPIRLMLHRVYASGLILTLLTGFSYISLTIVIPERFQIVNGDNALIAGIHLFPLLCACAIGSFLGGAISSKQNNTSYTLIGSSCLQLIGLGLMTTQSRENSTQPSQYAYQALFGLGVGLCFSATTIMTSISTAESSEKATAQGAIAQARVLGGSIGLSICTVIFNIHVNRYLEGHLTESQLESLHRSPLSGLQLPIDQRDLVKTVYAGAYAEEIKIMACICSVMVVAAFFTLERHPVPLTRIRSGSEEGRFSKRGNDSETEMISISNARQTA
- a CDS encoding uncharacterized protein (antiSMASH:Cluster_6.6~EggNog:ENOG41); protein product: MAERVHRVTMFKIPKKEDQEKLLELYRTVRDTSTKDGKPYILNMAVGACEPDQRSQGFDFAARFEFASLEDMRYYDDVCPAHQALKAAARGLEVNGLMTIYFKELLTGGI
- a CDS encoding uncharacterized protein (antiSMASH:Cluster_6.6~EggNog:ENOG41), translating into MSPTDSHLTPLSKLRVSAHQIPAYKLIPNSSLHSKPLIIYHSAFVPSDASADRIESHVCKIGVVAPQWRYTMYSTTHFHSTTHEVLCVTAGRARLCFGGEHNPGRVEPIVERGDVIVVPAGVGHRLLEDMDRDHFLMVGCYPEGESWDMCYGTQDEESKIGNIKNLSWFSKDPIYGDQGPALDT